From Pungitius pungitius chromosome 9, fPunPun2.1, whole genome shotgun sequence, one genomic window encodes:
- the txndc11 gene encoding thioredoxin domain-containing protein 11, translated as MLRRVRQSLRQVLILMARRPALLCGTLGLGVLLVLAVRFTCSRARDVVAAARPPVRFFSAEAPVVDLYLGQLDQVERLRSLAEVSLIFFYAPWCAHSMAARQEVQQVAKKLAKQVQFLAVNCWWSHGKCRKQNRFYQYPVIHLFYRRFGPIEYKGPFVAPYVESFVLRVITPLTYLPSRATLEEFLSCHEPRVVGFFQFNSSPQPPGYVTYLSSALQALRRDFRGVVRFGVVTNKQVAEAISVKEDETVYLYRRFNSSLVFPRREFNFTSEAICSWVFEHRETVLQWLQPPGTKSRLLERELTKGPALLLFLPHDPLGSEPDPVLQEIADIAVRYHSCDIIKRSSSSSSSSSSSRAQCCRSLLLPESSTSVCEVCLSVSPGSPAGPSAGCPPPPGPHLGRCCRRGSTSAGCGGFVSSYSPSAGRHSACCRAVAPQLDDPGPLPPAAPAPSSSSGVAGLRCRTNRTLRFYVLDVALNWPLAVRLGAPANRSGRRDAAGDCPFATIVNLRDEVHYVLRRRPAATLTESLEAFIRNFSAPYSLLQRHLVGEEEEEEDRSGGEGETRRLLITELTTSSFLPAVMDLQKDVLLFYYTQWCGFCSVLNHVIIQLARLLQGNGTITVARVNVARNDLPWEFMVDHVPAILLFPKYRKNESVKFPDDLPITLPNLLHFILQHSGSAQHADRPAAGPGGGDGGGGVLRAEFAALQREVQALSHARQRLSQQLAQLWRDNRRLTFDALSLEAQNAELRRERRSLEEQHREKSRQLGAAVGRLRELADTSESLLNENALLRVLLVALKDRAEVPGQAEADREEAEQRRSHMAS; from the exons ATGCTGCGCCGGGTGCGGCAGTCTCTCCGGCAGGTGCTGATTCTGATGGCCCGGAGACCGGCGCTGCTCTGCGGGACTCTGGGGCTCGGCGTCCTGCTCGTACTGGCCGTCAGGTTCACGTGCAG CCGCGCGAGAGATGTGGTGGCGGCGGCCCGGCCTCCGGTGCGGTTCTTCTCTGCCGAGGCCCCGGTGGTCGACCTCTACCTGGGTCAGCTCGACCAG GTGGAGCGTCTCCGGAGCCTGGCGGAGGTGTCGCTCATCTTCTTCTACGCGCCGTGGTGCGCTCACTCCATGGCGGCCCGCcaggaggtgcagcaggtggCGAAGAAACTGGCCAAACAG gtgCAGTTTTTGGCCGTTAACTGCTGGTGGAGTCACGGGAAATGCAGGAAGCAGAACCGCTTCTATCAGTACCCGGTCATCCATCTGTTTTATAGGAG GTTTGGCCCCATAGAATACAAGGGTCCGTTCGTGGCTCCGTATGTAGAAAGCTTCGTGCTCCGAGTCATCACGCCGCTCACGTACCTCCCGTCCAGAGCCACGCTGGAGGAGTTCCTCTCCTGCCACGAG CCTCGAGTGGTGGGTTTCTTCCAGTTCAACTCCTCCCCTCAGCCGCCCGGATACGTCACCTATCTGTCTTCTGCGCTGCAGGCTCTCAGGAGGG ATTTCCGTGGCGTCGTGCGTTTCGGAGTCGTGACCAACAAACAGGTGGCCGAGGCCATCTCGGTGAAGGAAGATGAAACGGTTTATCTGTACAGAAGATTTAACTCCTCTTTG GTTTTCCCCCGAAGGGAGTTCAACTTCACCTCGGAGGCCATCTGCAGCTGGGTGTTTGAGCACCGCGAGACCGTCCTCCAGTGGCTGCAGCCGCCGGGCACTAAGTCCCGCCTCCTGGAGCGCGAGCTCACCAAGGGCCCCGCGCTGCTGCTGTTCCTGCCGCACGATCCGCTCGGGTCCGAACCCGATCCCGTGCTGCAGGAG ATCGCAGACATCGCTGTGCGTTACCATTCCTGCGACATCATCaaacgctcctcctcctcctcctcctcctcctcctcctcccgcgctCAATGCTGccggtccctcctcctcccggagTCCAGCACCAGCGTGTGCGAGGTGTGCCTCAGTGTGTCCCCGGGGAGCCCGGCCGGCCCCTCCGCCGgatgccccccgccccccgggcCTCATCTCGGGCGCTGCTGCCGGCGCGGCTCGACCTCGGCGGGCTGCGGCGGCTTCGTGAGCAGCTACAGCCCGTCCGCGGGTCGCCACAGCGCCTGCTGCAGAGCGGTGGCGCCTCAGCTCGACGACCCggggcccctcccccccgcggcccccgccccctcctcctcctccggcgtgGCGGGGCTGCGGTGCCGCACCAACCGGACGCTCCGGTTCTACGTGCTGGACGTGGCGCTGAACTGGCCCCTGGCGGTGCGGCTCGGGGCGCCGGCCAACCGGAGCGGGCGCCGGGACGCCGCGGGCGACTGCCCGTTCGCGACTATCGTCAACCTGAGGGACGAGGTCCACTACGTCCTCCGGCGCCGCCCGGCGGCCACGCTCACCGAGTCTCTGG AGGCCTTCATCAGGAACTTCAGTGCTCCGTACAGCCTGCTGCAGAGACACCTggtgggagaagaagaagaagaagaagaccggagtggaggagaaggggagacgCGGCGCCTCCTCATCACTGAactcaccacctcctccttcctgcccgCCGTCATGGACCTCCAAAAG GATGTGCTGTTGTTCTACTACACTCAGTGGTGTGGATTCTGCTCTGTCCTCAACCACGTCATCATCCAGCTGGCCAGGTTATTGCAGGGAAACGGCACCATCACTGTGGCCAG GGTGAACGTTGCACGTAATGATCTTCCGTGGGAGTTCATGGTGGATCACGTCCCTGCTATTCTTCTATTTCCAAAATACAG AAAAAACGAAAGCGTGAAGTTTCCCGACGACCTTCCCATCACCCTGCCCAACCTGCTTCACTTCATCCTGCAGCACTCGGGCTCGGCGCAGCACGCAGACAGACCCGCggcggggccgggggggggcgacggcggcggcggcgtcctccGCGCGGAGTTCGCGGCGCTCCAGCGGGAGGTGCAGGCGCTGAGTCACGCCCGCCAGCGCCTCTCCCAGCAGCTGGCGCAGCTGTGGCGCGACAACCGCCGGCTGACCTTTGACGCCCTCAGCCTGGAGGCCCAGAACGCGGAGCTGCGCAGGGAGAGGCGgagcctggaggagcagcaccGGGAGAAGAGCCGGCAGCTGGGGGCGGCGGTGGGGCGCCTGCGGGAGCTGGCGGACACCTCGGAGAGCCTGCTGAACGAGAACGCGCTGCTCAGGGTGCTGCTGGTGGCGCTCAAGGACCGGGCGGAGGTCCCGGGGCAGGCGGAGGCGGACAGAGAAGaggcggaacagagaagaagccACATGGCCTC